In Aquila chrysaetos chrysaetos chromosome 2, bAquChr1.4, whole genome shotgun sequence, the following are encoded in one genomic region:
- the DLST gene encoding dihydrolipoyllysine-residue succinyltransferase component of 2-oxoglutarate dehydrogenase complex, mitochondrial: MLLLWRAAGGLGLAARPPAGVAGSQGLAYMNSRKLVVNSSSVFTVRYFRTTAVRRDDVVTVNTPAFAESVTEGDVRWEKAVGDTVAEDEVVCEIETDKTSVQVPAPAAGVIEALLVPDGGKVEGGTPLFKLRKTGAAPAKAKPAAAPPPPAAPEPVAAAAPPPAAAPIPTTMPPVPPVSTQPIDSKPVSAVKPAAAPAAAPPGEAVPSKGARSEHRVKMNRMRQRIAQRLKEAQNTCAMLTTFNEIDMSNIREMRAVHKDPFLKKHNLKLGFMSAFVKAAAFALQDQPVVNAVIDDTTKEIVYRDYVDISVAVATPRGLVVPVVRNVENMNFADIERAIYELGEKARKNELAIEDMDGGTFTISNGGVFGSLFGTPIINPPQSAILGMHAIFDRPVAVGGKIEVRPMMYVALTYDHRLIDGREAVTFLRKIKAAVEDPRVLLLDL, encoded by the exons atgctgctgctgtggcgggctgctggggggctggggCTCGCTGCGCGCCCTCCGGCAG GTGTGGCTGGGAGCCAGGGACTGGCTTACATGAACAGCAGGAAGCTTGT agTAAATAGCTCCAGTGTCTTCACTGTCCGTTACTTCAGAACCACTGCAGTACGTA gGGATGACGTGGTTACGGTGAACACACCAGCCTTTGCAGAGTCAGTCACAGAAGGAGATGTCAGGTGGGAGAAAG CTGTTGGAGACACAGTGGCAGAAGATGAAGTGGTGTGTGAGATTGAAACAGACAAG ACATCAGTGCAAgttccagccccagcagctggtGTGATTGAAGCCCTTCTGGTACCCGATGGTGGCAAAGTGGAAGGGGGGACACCTCTGTTCAAACTCAGGAAAACTGGGG CTGCTCCTGCCAAGGccaaaccagcagcagcccctcctcctcctgcagcccctgaaCCTGtagctgcagctgctcctcccCCTGCTGCAGCACCAATTCCCACTACAATGCCACCAGTGCCGCCTGTGTCAACTCAGCCCATTGATAGCAAACCAG TGTCTGCGGTGaagccagctgcagccccagcgGCAGCCCCTCCTGGGGAGGCAGTGCCCAGCAAAGGTGCCCGATCAGAACATAGG gtgaAAATGAATAGGATGCGTCAGCGTATTGCTCAGCGGCTGAAAGAGGCTCAGAATACTTGTGCCATGCTGACCACTTTCAATGAGATCGATATGAG CAACATCCGGGAGATGAGAGCTGTACACAAGGATCCCTTCCTGAAAAAGCACAATCTGAAGCTAGGTTTCATGTCAGCTTTTGtgaaagctgcagcttttgctcTGCAGGACCAGCCCGTTGTGAATGCAG TGATTGATGACACGACCAAAGAGATTGTATACAGGGACTATGTGGACATCAGTGTCGCTGTAGCAACTCCCCGG GGTCTTGTGGTCCCTGTTGTTAGGAATGTAGAAAACATGAACTTTGCTGACATAGAGCGTGCTATCTACGAGTTGGGGGAGAAG gCACGGAAGAACGAACTGGCCATTGAAGACATGGATGGCGGCACTTTCACAATCAGCAACGGAGGGGTTTTTGGGTCACTCTTTGGGACACCTATCATTAACCCACCCCAGTCTGCCATCTTAGGCATGCATGCCATCTTCGACAGGCCTGTGGCTGTGGGAGGCAAG ATCGAGGTGCGGCCCATGATGTATGTGGCGCTGACGTATGATCACCGGCTGATTGATGGCAGAGAGGCAGTGACTTTCCTGCGCAAGATCAAGGCAGCGGTGGAGGATCCCCGCGTGCTGCTGCTTGACCTGTAG
- the PROX2 gene encoding prospero homeobox protein 2, whose amino-acid sequence MIPNQLRVSSPVSRQEQETMDGRTGSEQDRDGVTSGHSQGLKLEPCFQTDSLLPSPSASLISQLLSHPMVGRSLDPSIIFPSSQVVALPQDYKCGASPGEGAQALAFPRTRAPAPVPCAADRDQLSDQHLQDQLSSQHLRAKRARVESIIQGMSLLPTPQAFGTSLEAAFGHERERGGEMPREFKRKPRVPQQATGAGRQVAPMAGSPHAEGCQQLKEQLCFLEQQLRRLQEKFSQVCDSGNTAQTQEGAEKVHPLPEKPGDRPDKDSATATSDARKAPLWKSVLEVRGLEEEEDSGDTGGLPSAARVLSQALKHELAGVTSQVVDSVLKTVWPKAANQLLQQHRSLPVPGPDVRREYFAAGKCRKPLAKPSPRNAPGSLGSPQAEALSGASGKSLGSHAGSFSSKGVRKPSQVPSMGYSLVSAAPVQDSQLLSQLLGYGQHSLWGSSSCGSPSALERGPLEPLDLHWGTVKLRSSVVRQQQQHPLPLSPADMESLALLPAGRDGCGELQAAMDGVPFTSTHMQEALTPGHLKKAKLMFFFTRYPSSTLLKTYFLDVQFSRCITSQLIKWFSNFREFYYIQVEKFARQALLEGVVDAGTLRVSRDSELFRALNMHYNKGNDFEVPGRFLEVASLTLQEFFSAIRAGKDADPSWKKPIYKIISKLDSNIPEGFKAAGCSQELLRS is encoded by the exons ATGATCCCCAATCAGCTGAGGGTCAGCTCTCCGGTGTCTAGGCAGGAACAAGAGACGATGGATGGCAGGACTGGCTCTGAGCAGGACAGAGACGGTGTCACTTCAGGGCACAGCCAGGGGCTAAAGTTGGAGCCCTGTTTCCAGACTGACTCTCTCTTGCCTTCCCCCAGTGCGTCCCTGATATCACAGCTCCTCAGCCACCCGATGGTTGGCAGGAGCCTGGATCCCAGCatcattttcccttcctctcagGTAGTGGCCCTGCCTCAGGACTACAAGTGTGGTGCATCTCCCGGAGAAGGAGCGCAAGCCCTGGCTTTCCCCAGGACCCGTGCCCCGGCTCctgtgccctgtgctgctgacaGGGACCAGCTCTCTGACCAGCACCTACAGGACCAGCTCTCCAGCCAGCACCTACGAGCCAAACGGGCCAGGGTGGAGAGCATCATCCAAGGCATGAGCCTCCTACCAACCCCTCAGGCATTTGGCACCAGCCTGGAGGCAGCTTTTGGGCACGAGAGGGAGAGGGGCGGTGAGATGCCCCGGGAGTTTAAGAGGAAGCCGAGGGTTCCCCAGCAGGCCAcaggggcaggcaggcaagTGGCCCCCATGGCGGGCAGCCCCCATGCTgagggctgccagcagctgaaggagcagctctgctttttagAGCAGCAACTGAGGCGGCTTCAGGAGAAGTTCTCCCAGGTCTGCGACTCTGGGAACACTGCCCAAACCCAGGAAGGTGCTGAGAAAGTGCATCCACTGCCTGAAAAGCCTGGAGACAGACCAGACAAGGACAGCGCCACTGCCACCAGTGACGCGCGCAAAGCACCTCTCTGGAAGAGCGTCCTGGAGGTGcgtgggctggaggaggaggaggacagcgGCGACACAGGTGGCCTGCCCTCAGCAGCGAGGGTCCTCTCGCAGGCGCTGAAGCACGAGCTGGCCGGGGTGACGTCGCAGGTGGTGGACTCTGTCCTGAAGACTGTCTGGCCGAAGGCAGCCAACCaacttctgcagcagcaccGCAGCCTCCCAGTGCCAGGGCCTGATGTGAGGAGAGAGTATTTTGCTGCTGGGAAATGCAGAAAGCCACTTGCTAAGCCATCTCCCAGGAATGCACCAGGCTCGCTGGGCTCACCTCAGGCTGAGGCCCTGTCAGGAGCTTCGGGGAAGAGCCTGGGCTCTCATGCTGGCTCCTTCAGTTCAAAGGGGGTCAGAAAACCCTCTCAGGTACCCAGCATGGGTTATTCGCTGGTCTCGGCTGCCCCAGTCCAGGACAGCCAGCTGCTGAGCCAGCTGCTGGGCTACGGCCAGCACAGCCTCTGGGGCAGTAGCTCTTGTGGGAGCCCCTCTGCCCTGGAGAGGGGTCCTCTGGAGCCCCTCGACTTGCACTGGGGAACTGTCAAACTGAGGTCGTCGGTTgtgagacagcagcagcagcatcccctgcccCTGAGCCCTGCTGACATGGAGAGCCTGGCGCTGCTGCCGGCTGGCAGGGATGGCTGCGGGGAGCTGCAGGCTGCGATGGATGGCGTGCCCTTCACCTCCACCCAT ATGCAGGAGGCGCTGACCCCCGGCCACCTGAAGAAGGCcaagctgatgtttttcttcaccCGCTACCCCAGCTCCACTCTGCTGAAGACCTACTTCCTTGACGTGCAG tTCAGCCGCTGCATCACCTCCCAGCTCATCAAGTGGTTCAGCAACTTCCGCGAGTTTTACTACATCCAGGTGGAGAAGTTTGCCCGGCAGGCCCTGCTGGAGGGCGTTGTGGATGCTGGCACCCTCCGGGTCTCCCGGGACTCGGAGCTTTTCCGTGCCCTCAACATGCACTATAACAAGGGGAACGACTTCgag GTGCCAGGGCGGTTCCTGGAGGTGGCCAGCCTGACGCTCCAGGAGTTCTTCAGTGCCATCAGGGCGGGCAAGGACGCCGACCCCTCCTGGAAGAAACCCATTTACAAAATCATTTCCAAACTGGACAGCAACATCCCAGAAGGGTTCAAAGCCGCTGGCTGCTCCCAGGAACTGCTCCGCAGCTGA